A genome region from Glycine max cultivar Williams 82 chromosome 5, Glycine_max_v4.0, whole genome shotgun sequence includes the following:
- the LOC100804183 gene encoding 2,3-bisphosphoglycerate-dependent phosphoglycerate mutase 1 codes for MSATFKYQPTGLHGWGAPRSSSRNLARFFSMRFACNSRHHKILHASVSHPSSLSISHDSSTETESTLILIRHGESLWNEKNLFTGCCDVPLTKRGVEEAIEAGKRISYIPVDMIFTSALIRAQMTAMLAMTQHHQEKVPIIIHNESERATAWTQVYSEKTTKQSIPVITAWQLNERMYGELQGLNKQETAERYGKEKVHEWRRSFDIPPPKGESLEMCSQRAVAYFKDFIEPQLKSGKHVMVAAHGNSLRSIIMYLDRLTSQEVTSLELSTGIPLLYIYKDEKFNSRGSPVGPTEAGVYAYTQNLAIYRQQLDETSNCY; via the exons ATGTCTGCTACTTTCAAATACCAACCTACGGGACTTCACGGTTGGGGCGCGCCGAGATCTTCTTCTAGAAATCTCGCAAGGTTCTTCTCAATGCGATTCGCGTGCAACTCTCGCCACCATAAAATATTGCATGCTTCCGTTTCTCACCCTTCATCACTCTCCATTTCTCACGACTCATCTA cCGAGACTGAGAGTACTTTGATATTGATTCGTCATGGGGAGTCTTTGTGGAATGAGAAGAACTTGTTCACGGGATGTTGCGATGTGCCTTTGACCAAGAGAGGTGTAGAGGAAGCTATTGAAGCTGGTAAGAGGATTAGCTATATACCGGTTGATATGATCTTTACGTCCGCACTGATTCGAGCACAGATGACGGCTATGCTTGCAATGACTCAGCACCACCAGGAGAAG GTTCCTATTATCATCCATAATGAGAGTGAACGGGCAACAGCTTGGACTCAAGTTTACAGTGAAAAAACCACCAAGCAATCTATTCCAGTTATTACAGCTTGGCAGTTGAATGAACGAAT GTATGGGGAGTTACAGGGTCTTAATAAGCAGGAGACTGCAGAAAGATACGGGAAGGAGAAGGTGCATGAATGGCGTCGGAGTTTTGACATTCCTCCTCCCAAGGGCGAGAGCCTGGAAATGTGTTCACAGAGAGCTGTTGCATATTTTAAGGATTTT ATTGAACCTCAACTAAAATCAGGAAAGCACGTGATGGTTGCTGCTCATGGAAACTCATTGAGGTCTATTATAATGTATCTTGACAGATTAACTTCTCAAGAG GTCACTAGTTTAGAGTTATCAACTGGGATACCATTGCTTTACATATATAAAGACGAAAAGTTTAACAGTAGAGGAAGTCCTGTGGGGCCTACAGAAGCTGGTGTTTATGCATACACTCAG